The Candidatus Hydrogenedentota bacterium genome includes a window with the following:
- a CDS encoding ketoacyl-ACP synthase III, protein MARSRIIGTGHFLPERILTNKDLESLCDTTDEWIRQRTGIEQRHAALPGEGTSDLCTPAVKKALDSAGIGASDIDLLICCTTTPDYIFPATACVIADNLGMGTTPALDLNAACSGFMYGLATADAFVRSGAYKTVALVGGELATNRVSFRKRDTAVLFGDGAGAVIVRAEEGDRGILTTHLWSDGSGREVLWLPAGGSKIPVTAENVDDDINTIHMKGKDLFRRAVIEFANAVNVALEAVGMTFNDIDLFIPHQANIRIIEAVAERMGLPAEKCVVNIQKVANCTAGSIPIALDQARGEGRVSDGSIVLLASFGAGLTWASAVVRW, encoded by the coding sequence ATGGCTCGTTCACGGATTATTGGTACGGGCCATTTTCTGCCCGAACGAATCCTCACCAACAAAGACCTCGAGTCGTTGTGCGACACCACGGACGAATGGATCCGCCAACGCACAGGCATCGAACAACGCCATGCGGCCCTACCGGGCGAAGGCACGTCAGACCTTTGTACGCCCGCGGTCAAGAAGGCATTGGATTCCGCGGGGATTGGCGCCTCGGACATCGATCTTCTGATCTGCTGCACGACGACGCCGGACTACATTTTTCCTGCCACGGCATGCGTCATTGCCGACAATCTTGGGATGGGCACCACGCCGGCGCTCGATTTGAATGCGGCCTGCTCCGGATTCATGTACGGGCTTGCGACCGCGGACGCGTTTGTGCGCAGCGGCGCGTACAAGACCGTCGCGCTTGTGGGCGGCGAGCTCGCTACGAACCGGGTGAGTTTTCGCAAGCGCGACACAGCGGTCCTCTTCGGTGACGGTGCGGGTGCGGTGATTGTACGCGCGGAAGAAGGCGATCGGGGGATTTTGACGACGCACCTGTGGTCGGACGGATCGGGCCGCGAGGTGTTGTGGCTGCCCGCGGGCGGATCGAAAATCCCGGTCACCGCGGAAAACGTGGACGACGACATTAACACCATCCATATGAAGGGCAAAGACCTGTTCCGCCGCGCGGTGATCGAGTTTGCGAACGCGGTGAACGTCGCGCTAGAAGCGGTGGGAATGACGTTTAACGACATCGATCTTTTCATTCCGCACCAGGCGAACATTCGCATCATCGAGGCGGTCGCCGAACGCATGGGGCTGCCGGCGGAGAAGTGCGTGGTGAATATCCAAAAGGTTGCCAATTGCACGGCGGGTTCGATTCCCATTGCGCTGGACCAGGCGCGCGGCGAAGGCCGCGTAAGTGACGGGAGTATTGTGCTGCTTGCGTCGTTCGGCGCAGGGCTCACATGGGCGTCCGCGGTCGTTCGTTGGTAA
- a CDS encoding serine/threonine-protein kinase, with protein MGTVYLARDVALGRPVALKVLLGSLARNPVMVRGFYREAQAAAPLRHPGIVRVYTAGIEGGTPFIAMEYVPGEPLDRFLRRKGQVSWQAALYVGLQVAEALQCAHDAGIIHRDIKPANILLDRQGRVRLTDFGIARVCTVEQEGGEPKIIGTPQYMSPEQCAGDGVTHSTDLYSLGVTMYQMISGGMPFKADSPQALIRLIASEPAPRLNRILSDVPDDVARLVAHLLEKEPEQRPASAREVCETIERLRLEDGGRSAIPQALAAYVREQAQDSPLRALTPPPSRDRAKPTQTDAPKRSGARRRWLLGATFAALAISCATLASAWFALGRPANTMPAPVLQACTFAEQPDGSVLATLPATAYRAARIGWAGSEHVLLVEAIGQPSTLAHGATGILAIRPGEKECINVASPAGATLAAGAAMAEAAPLALASSVRSANTAPAVVLAQRTAADASTYTGLLFLQRWNEAAPALNPAAALEMALDSGTELATDAPLRIQGVLRPDGGAVCTVVERGDGANQLVEQRVYGTSQSTIIVSSGARIVPDSVQYTPSGDHVVYIRKDQWGKQELWITPANGAKGTLLAVGYFVGETAIHPSGDRIAVTWSASLGQTPELSILSLAGGSTLQELGDATVGHDAWLPDGSGIVVAWRGPNGLRQLCVVDVASRQTRALTALALGVGNATAVSADGAWAAGIAEGRDGVGVVFVDLARTPRDRVALQSAPATNDEGAA; from the coding sequence ATGGGAACAGTCTATCTAGCCCGGGACGTGGCGCTTGGGCGGCCGGTGGCGCTGAAGGTGCTTTTGGGCAGTTTGGCGCGCAACCCGGTCATGGTGCGCGGATTCTACCGCGAGGCGCAAGCCGCCGCCCCGCTCCGCCATCCGGGAATCGTTCGCGTGTACACCGCCGGCATAGAAGGCGGCACCCCGTTTATTGCCATGGAATACGTTCCCGGCGAGCCGCTGGATCGGTTCCTGCGCCGAAAGGGTCAGGTCTCGTGGCAGGCGGCGCTGTACGTGGGGTTGCAGGTGGCCGAGGCGCTCCAGTGCGCGCACGACGCCGGAATCATTCACCGCGACATCAAACCCGCAAACATTCTACTGGACCGGCAGGGCCGCGTGCGGCTCACGGACTTTGGGATCGCGCGCGTCTGCACGGTTGAACAGGAAGGCGGCGAACCGAAGATCATCGGCACACCGCAGTACATGAGTCCGGAACAGTGCGCGGGCGACGGCGTAACCCACAGCACCGATCTCTATTCGCTGGGCGTGACGATGTACCAGATGATCTCAGGCGGCATGCCGTTCAAGGCGGACTCCCCGCAGGCACTGATTCGACTGATCGCGTCCGAACCCGCGCCTCGGTTGAACCGAATACTGTCCGACGTGCCCGATGACGTGGCGCGGCTGGTGGCGCACTTGTTGGAAAAGGAACCCGAGCAACGCCCCGCAAGCGCGCGCGAGGTGTGCGAGACTATTGAACGGTTGCGCCTCGAAGACGGCGGCCGCTCGGCAATTCCACAGGCGCTTGCCGCGTACGTCCGTGAGCAGGCCCAGGACTCGCCGTTGCGCGCGCTCACGCCGCCGCCGTCGAGAGACAGGGCCAAGCCAACGCAAACGGATGCGCCAAAGCGCTCCGGCGCGCGCCGCCGTTGGCTCTTGGGCGCAACTTTCGCGGCGCTCGCCATTTCGTGCGCAACGCTCGCATCCGCATGGTTTGCGCTGGGCCGTCCCGCGAACACCATGCCCGCGCCGGTGCTTCAGGCGTGTACGTTCGCCGAGCAACCGGATGGAAGCGTGCTTGCAACCCTGCCGGCAACGGCTTACCGCGCGGCGCGTATCGGTTGGGCGGGGAGCGAACACGTGCTGTTGGTCGAGGCGATTGGGCAACCATCGACATTGGCGCACGGCGCGACGGGCATCCTCGCAATACGTCCGGGCGAGAAGGAGTGCATCAATGTCGCCTCGCCCGCGGGCGCAACGCTAGCCGCCGGCGCGGCCATGGCCGAAGCCGCTCCGCTCGCCTTGGCGAGTTCCGTCCGAAGCGCGAACACCGCGCCTGCGGTCGTATTGGCGCAGCGCACGGCGGCAGACGCCTCGACGTACACCGGACTGCTCTTCCTGCAGCGCTGGAACGAGGCTGCGCCCGCATTGAATCCCGCGGCGGCACTCGAAATGGCGCTCGATTCCGGTACCGAACTGGCTACGGACGCGCCCCTGCGAATCCAGGGCGTGTTGCGCCCCGACGGCGGCGCGGTGTGTACCGTCGTCGAACGTGGCGATGGCGCGAACCAACTCGTCGAACAACGGGTCTATGGCACTTCACAATCTACGATAATCGTATCGAGCGGCGCACGCATCGTCCCTGATTCCGTGCAATACACACCCTCGGGCGACCACGTTGTCTATATTCGCAAGGACCAGTGGGGCAAGCAGGAACTTTGGATTACACCCGCCAACGGCGCCAAGGGAACGTTGCTCGCGGTCGGTTATTTTGTGGGCGAGACGGCGATTCATCCCTCCGGCGATCGCATCGCCGTGACGTGGAGCGCATCGCTCGGTCAAACGCCCGAACTCAGCATACTCTCGCTTGCCGGCGGTTCGACGCTGCAGGAATTGGGCGACGCGACGGTCGGGCACGACGCGTGGTTGCCCGACGGCAGCGGAATTGTCGTGGCGTGGCGTGGACCGAACGGCCTGCGCCAATTGTGCGTCGTGGACGTCGCCTCACGGCAAACGCGCGCATTGACCGCACTCGCTTTGGGTGTTGGGAACGCGACGGCCGTTTCGGCTGACGGCGCATGGGCCGCGGGCATCGCGGAGGGGCGTGATGGCGTCGGTGTCGTATTCGTCGATCTTGCGCGTACGCCACGCGATCGCGTGGCCCTGCAATCGGCGCCTGCTACAAACGATGAAGGGGCCGCGTAA
- a CDS encoding NAD-binding protein, with the protein MRRDVNRWNFVLVSVVVSFALGCLGFWQYGRLHGHAYTVWDICYLSWQLFPLQSGAQPGTIPLSLEIARVIAPITTASALIGVSYGYLRELRRGERLSAIRNHVVVCGLGRRGIQLAEECVAMGKRVVAIDAHSNTKSLPIVESGHVLLVTGDATHLETLRRAGVHRAESLLALCGDDGTNIAIAMRARDLLAAASEHARPKRLRCVVQVMDFTFAALFKEHGVVQDTAGTLDVALFNSYEAAARMLWRDRPLDYEPIGENDPRSVRLVVFGLGQMGESVVVQAAKVCHLANGKRLRVTIIDRAADARMRSLLVRYPRIDNVCDIECIEMECDDRITVNRLDEIVEIKDELTTIVVCLDNDSQNVQYAISLRRNLTSDAVPVHVRVTSDTGLSNLFRGAGDSRNIFCFGSTGSTCTWEMANGEGLDALARAIHEDYVAHQRERGAKPGDSTVEWDKLAPGLRDSNRQQADHLPVKLRALGYSVRHAHEVPGAVRVPEDRIETLARMEHHRWNAERFLAGWTLGDKDVARRRSPYLVPYDELPDAVKQYDRDTVRNMPRLVELAKRTAGRGNSA; encoded by the coding sequence GTGCGGCGCGACGTGAACCGATGGAACTTCGTGCTCGTGTCGGTGGTCGTTTCGTTCGCGCTGGGGTGTCTCGGTTTTTGGCAATACGGCAGATTGCACGGCCACGCCTACACGGTGTGGGACATCTGCTACCTGTCATGGCAACTGTTCCCGCTGCAATCGGGCGCGCAACCAGGAACGATTCCGCTCTCTCTCGAGATCGCGCGCGTTATCGCCCCGATCACGACGGCATCCGCGCTCATCGGCGTGTCCTACGGCTACCTCCGCGAATTGCGCCGCGGCGAACGCCTGTCCGCCATCAGAAATCATGTTGTAGTTTGCGGATTGGGACGCCGCGGAATACAGCTTGCCGAAGAGTGCGTGGCGATGGGCAAACGCGTCGTCGCGATAGACGCCCATTCGAACACGAAGAGCCTGCCTATCGTAGAATCCGGCCACGTGCTGTTGGTCACCGGCGACGCGACGCACCTCGAGACTCTTCGGCGCGCGGGCGTGCATCGCGCGGAATCGTTGCTCGCGTTATGCGGGGATGACGGAACGAACATTGCGATTGCGATGCGCGCACGGGACCTTTTGGCCGCAGCTTCCGAACACGCGCGACCGAAACGCCTGCGGTGTGTCGTGCAAGTGATGGACTTCACATTTGCGGCGCTGTTCAAGGAACACGGCGTCGTGCAGGACACCGCCGGGACGCTCGACGTTGCCCTCTTCAATTCGTACGAGGCCGCCGCGCGAATGCTGTGGCGCGATCGTCCATTGGACTACGAACCCATCGGCGAGAACGATCCGCGCAGCGTTCGACTCGTGGTGTTCGGTCTGGGACAAATGGGCGAGAGCGTCGTCGTCCAGGCCGCGAAGGTGTGCCATCTCGCAAACGGGAAGCGGTTGCGCGTGACGATCATCGATCGGGCCGCGGACGCGAGAATGCGCAGCCTGCTCGTGCGCTATCCGCGGATCGACAATGTGTGCGACATCGAGTGTATCGAGATGGAATGCGACGACCGCATAACGGTAAATCGGCTTGACGAAATCGTCGAGATAAAGGACGAACTGACGACGATCGTCGTCTGCCTCGACAACGATTCCCAAAACGTGCAATACGCGATCAGTTTGCGCCGCAACCTCACGTCGGACGCCGTGCCGGTTCACGTGCGCGTTACCTCCGATACCGGCCTGTCCAATTTGTTCCGTGGCGCGGGCGACAGCAGGAACATCTTTTGTTTCGGGTCGACCGGTTCCACGTGCACCTGGGAGATGGCGAACGGCGAGGGCCTCGATGCGTTGGCGCGCGCGATTCACGAGGACTATGTGGCCCATCAGCGCGAACGCGGCGCGAAACCCGGGGACTCGACGGTCGAGTGGGACAAGTTGGCGCCCGGGTTGCGCGACTCGAACCGGCAGCAGGCAGACCATCTTCCCGTAAAACTGCGCGCGCTTGGGTACTCGGTGCGGCACGCGCACGAAGTACCGGGCGCGGTACGGGTGCCCGAGGACCGTATCGAGACGCTTGCGCGCATGGAACACCACCGCTGGAACGCGGAACGATTTCTTGCCGGTTGGACGCTTGGCGACAAGGACGTCGCGAGGCGGCGATCGCCGTACCTCGTTCCTTACGATGAGTTGCCGGACGCCGTGAAGCAATACGATCGCGACACGGTGCGCAACATGCCGAGGCTTGTGGAGTTGGCAAAGCGCACGGCGGGGCGAGGAAACTCGGCGTAG
- a CDS encoding alginate export family protein, translating into MTCPNFCAIRPRQWCACIFVAAASSMAEAELQNVDVGGSIEVYGAYYSEFFADRNRAVWPDFFLPGRAIGPNGTVVYVDNDGHGNNTGFVEQRTKLNVRADFTDNVSAFVELDSVWNWGEDFRSDYVTGTARRATSIPGDPEIFQAYIEADELFGFPARLRIGRQTLAFGNEWLVGTNSDPDPFIEVSFDAVRLTLNHGPLTVDLWAAKLGESGINEEDGDTDFYGAYASWDIGPNVEVDAYYMFLRDARSINDTNFVAPIERLEHIAGLDDYDPTTLHTAGMRIAGEWNGFDYYAEAAYQWGEADALGAQFRFPGQLYGDDDARYDTFAGIFEFGYTFDVALQPRVFVAGAYFGADDRRDRSFADFLNPFARPEASVAFNRLFSSYRGTHYFDYSALSNYWLLRAGVEVALTEKLSVSLDAMNYRVVEPFDVPHYVQLGDFRIPTAPALSFWTKEGDDDLGVEIMLAPEYAYSEDLTFAMQLCYYFVGGAFDDGVFLDEYANRFMGGTGSEDAVSVTFLMSLSF; encoded by the coding sequence ATGACTTGTCCGAATTTTTGTGCCATACGGCCGCGCCAGTGGTGCGCCTGTATCTTCGTTGCCGCGGCCTCGTCCATGGCCGAAGCCGAACTGCAAAACGTAGACGTGGGCGGGTCGATCGAAGTTTATGGCGCGTACTACTCCGAGTTCTTCGCCGATCGGAATCGCGCGGTCTGGCCCGATTTCTTCCTGCCAGGCCGCGCAATCGGCCCGAACGGAACGGTGGTGTACGTGGACAACGACGGTCACGGAAACAACACCGGGTTCGTCGAGCAGCGAACAAAACTCAACGTTCGCGCCGATTTTACGGACAACGTTTCTGCGTTCGTCGAACTCGACAGCGTATGGAACTGGGGAGAGGACTTTCGATCGGATTATGTGACCGGCACCGCTCGCCGCGCGACGTCAATCCCGGGGGACCCGGAAATCTTTCAGGCCTACATCGAAGCCGACGAGTTGTTCGGGTTTCCCGCGCGCCTTCGTATTGGCCGGCAGACATTGGCGTTCGGAAACGAATGGCTCGTGGGCACGAACTCCGACCCCGATCCGTTTATCGAGGTTTCGTTTGACGCCGTTCGCCTCACCCTGAATCACGGTCCGCTGACGGTCGATCTCTGGGCGGCGAAACTGGGCGAAAGCGGAATCAACGAAGAGGATGGCGACACGGACTTCTACGGCGCGTATGCGTCATGGGATATCGGGCCGAATGTCGAGGTCGATGCGTATTACATGTTCCTGCGCGACGCGCGAAGCATCAACGACACGAACTTCGTCGCGCCAATCGAACGCCTCGAACATATCGCCGGTCTTGACGACTACGATCCGACGACACTTCATACCGCCGGCATGCGCATTGCGGGCGAGTGGAACGGGTTCGACTATTACGCCGAAGCCGCATACCAGTGGGGCGAGGCGGACGCGTTGGGGGCGCAGTTTCGTTTTCCGGGCCAACTCTACGGCGACGACGACGCGCGGTACGATACGTTTGCCGGAATATTCGAGTTTGGATACACATTCGACGTTGCGTTGCAGCCGCGGGTGTTCGTTGCCGGCGCCTACTTCGGCGCGGACGATCGGCGAGACCGCAGTTTCGCGGACTTTCTGAACCCCTTCGCGCGCCCCGAGGCGAGCGTCGCGTTCAATCGCCTGTTCTCGTCGTATCGTGGCACGCACTACTTCGATTATTCGGCGTTGAGCAACTATTGGCTGCTGCGCGCGGGTGTCGAAGTGGCGCTTACCGAAAAACTCTCCGTCAGTCTCGACGCGATGAATTACCGCGTCGTCGAGCCATTCGACGTGCCGCACTATGTACAGCTCGGAGACTTCCGCATTCCTACCGCGCCCGCACTGTCCTTCTGGACGAAGGAAGGCGATGACGACCTTGGCGTCGAGATCATGCTCGCGCCGGAGTACGCGTACTCGGAAGACCTCACCTTCGCGATGCAACTGTGTTATTACTTCGTGGGAGGGGCGTTTGACGACGGCGTGTTTCTCGACGAGTATGCGAACCGGTTCATGGGCGGCACGGGCAGCGAGGACGCAGTCTCGGTGACGTTTCTCATGTCATTGTCGTTTTGA
- a CDS encoding 1-acyl-sn-glycerol-3-phosphate acyltransferase, which translates to MSNTPTESAAEIDRTLTFIEDALQRVRACLRVSIVAMWTLALYAARMSALPLALINAEGEHAFRRSILRLWARGVCAIVRARVTVRGAAPRPPFILVSNHLGYFDVIVYARLLGAVFVSMAEVKAWPLIGMLARGLNTLFIDRKKRRDAARVNGEIRKIVQEGYGLVLFPESTTTYGDTLLPFRGPLLQPAIELKMPVHYAAISYRTPHNDSGFEHSICWVDDTPFATHAFRLLRLRAFDVTVIFGESPIAAGDRKQLAVSLHAAVEASMHRTEPKTPIEG; encoded by the coding sequence ATGAGCAATACGCCCACAGAAAGCGCGGCGGAAATTGACCGCACGCTGACCTTTATCGAAGACGCGTTGCAGCGCGTTCGCGCGTGCCTTCGCGTTTCGATCGTCGCCATGTGGACCCTTGCGCTCTACGCCGCGCGCATGTCCGCGTTGCCGCTTGCGTTGATCAACGCCGAGGGAGAGCACGCGTTCCGCCGGTCGATTTTGCGGTTGTGGGCGCGGGGCGTCTGCGCGATTGTGCGCGCGCGCGTCACGGTTCGCGGGGCCGCGCCGCGACCACCGTTCATCCTTGTGTCGAACCACCTCGGTTACTTCGACGTAATCGTCTACGCGCGCCTGCTCGGCGCGGTGTTTGTATCCATGGCGGAAGTGAAAGCGTGGCCGCTGATCGGCATGCTGGCGCGCGGACTGAATACACTGTTCATCGATCGCAAGAAGCGACGCGACGCCGCGCGCGTGAACGGCGAAATCAGGAAGATTGTGCAGGAGGGTTACGGCCTGGTGCTTTTCCCCGAGAGCACGACCACCTACGGCGACACACTGCTCCCGTTCCGCGGTCCGCTCCTGCAGCCCGCGATCGAATTGAAGATGCCCGTACACTACGCGGCCATCTCGTATCGTACGCCGCACAACGATTCCGGCTTCGAGCATTCGATTTGCTGGGTGGACGACACGCCGTTCGCCACGCACGCATTTCGGTTGTTGCGGCTCCGCGCGTTCGATGTTACCGTCATATTCGGCGAATCGCCGATCGCCGCGGGCGATCGCAAACAATTAGCGGTATCGTTGCACGCGGCGGTTGAAGCATCGATGCACCGTACCGAACCAAAGACGCCTATCGAAGGATAG
- the mntR gene encoding manganese-binding transcriptional regulator MntR, protein MDRDSSAKGHRRTRNDHAAETAEDYVEAIATLLEERGVCRVVHLAEHFGVTHVTVVKILNRLRKSGLVQLRPQAPIQLTASGRALARRSKERHETVYRFLLAIGVPERVAAEDAEGIEHHVSDATMARFRKIARSKGTR, encoded by the coding sequence GTGGATAGAGACAGTTCTGCAAAAGGTCATCGCCGTACGCGAAATGACCATGCGGCAGAAACGGCGGAAGACTATGTCGAGGCGATAGCCACACTCCTCGAGGAGCGTGGCGTCTGCCGCGTCGTGCATCTGGCGGAGCACTTTGGCGTTACCCACGTTACCGTTGTGAAAATCCTCAATCGTCTCCGCAAGTCCGGACTCGTCCAACTGAGACCGCAGGCGCCAATCCAATTGACCGCGTCGGGCCGCGCGCTCGCGCGTCGCAGCAAGGAACGGCACGAGACCGTCTACCGGTTTCTGCTCGCCATCGGCGTGCCAGAACGCGTCGCCGCGGAGGATGCCGAGGGCATCGAGCACCACGTGAGCGACGCCACCATGGCGCGCTTCCGCAAAATCGCCCGCTCGAAAGGAACCCGCTAG
- a CDS encoding protein kinase: MRNAGGALPSRHVLGNYELFEEIGRGGMGIVYRALDLSLDRIVAIKILRDDLRAHQSIVTRFSREAQAAARLDHPNIVQIYSVGAVDRTPYIAMEFVDALPLSAVMQREHRLEWKAALTIARQIAEALACAHDSHVIHRDVKPPNILLDDHHRAYVTDFGIAKILTLDDNLTVDGTRLGTPHYMAPERCKNGEVTAASDIYSLGVMMFQMLTGRLPYEASSPVEMVQRIISEPPARVRQYVEEVPEDIERLVAWLMELNPRHRPKDGHTVCNAIDRVQAGQPLDANEPRTIVAIDEFRKHLAADTASNKTTVSDVTRVSRMRRAIAAAVSIIALTVFGVTAWRAAQPAAPASNAGNPAAWFSASELATFGDEGENVTMSELQLPGYALLSLSPAGADGSVAALVEQHGASGKRVLCVVSPNTKTASVRFVSTPSARFEMLATVGAMSGSIFDGHGLVGTAGGVSLVSLREPSQPIVVSNTAESVSVAGMHPSGAQWAAPVIDSAGSASLSVAALANGRIEASQIVPPGPRIVHIQYSRDGQQIAYVRETGAGLFALYVVPVGGAVTEPVPIRTGRISLAPGAFNADASAILICVERDDGSPAVEVVSTGDAGSTAEFARALRGAWEPRSGDVVMSAPDSKGEVQLYRASLDATDHRTQLTFLDGGTDRALLVSPDGQSATTFAAATPKPSVLFASLAQ; encoded by the coding sequence ATGCGTAACGCCGGCGGCGCGCTGCCATCCCGACATGTCCTCGGCAACTACGAACTCTTCGAGGAGATTGGGCGCGGCGGCATGGGGATCGTCTATCGCGCGCTCGACTTGTCGCTTGACCGCATCGTGGCGATCAAGATTCTTCGCGACGACTTGCGCGCGCACCAATCGATCGTCACGCGGTTCAGCCGCGAGGCGCAGGCCGCGGCGCGGCTCGATCATCCGAACATTGTGCAGATTTATTCCGTCGGCGCGGTGGACCGCACGCCGTACATCGCGATGGAATTTGTCGATGCGCTGCCGTTGAGCGCGGTGATGCAACGCGAACACCGCCTCGAGTGGAAGGCGGCGCTCACGATTGCGCGGCAAATCGCCGAGGCGCTCGCGTGCGCGCACGACTCCCACGTCATTCACCGCGACGTAAAGCCGCCGAACATCCTGCTCGACGATCACCATCGCGCGTACGTCACCGATTTTGGCATCGCAAAGATACTGACGCTTGACGACAACTTGACGGTAGACGGCACGCGCCTGGGCACGCCGCACTACATGGCGCCCGAACGCTGCAAGAACGGCGAAGTGACCGCGGCGAGCGATATCTACTCGCTCGGCGTGATGATGTTCCAGATGCTCACCGGTCGATTGCCGTACGAAGCGTCATCGCCCGTGGAGATGGTCCAGCGCATCATTTCCGAGCCGCCCGCACGCGTGCGGCAGTATGTCGAAGAAGTCCCCGAAGACATCGAGCGCCTCGTTGCGTGGCTCATGGAATTGAACCCGCGGCACCGCCCGAAAGACGGACACACGGTGTGTAACGCGATCGACCGCGTGCAGGCAGGGCAGCCGCTCGACGCGAACGAGCCGCGAACAATTGTCGCGATCGACGAGTTTCGCAAACATCTCGCCGCGGATACGGCATCGAATAAGACTACGGTATCCGACGTCACGCGCGTTTCCCGAATGCGGCGCGCAATTGCCGCCGCGGTTTCGATCATTGCGCTGACGGTATTCGGCGTGACGGCCTGGCGGGCGGCGCAGCCGGCGGCGCCGGCATCGAACGCAGGCAATCCCGCAGCGTGGTTTTCCGCTTCCGAACTCGCGACATTTGGCGACGAAGGCGAAAACGTAACCATGTCGGAATTGCAGTTGCCAGGATACGCACTGCTTTCGCTGTCGCCGGCGGGCGCGGACGGCAGCGTCGCCGCGCTCGTCGAACAACACGGTGCAAGCGGCAAGCGCGTGTTGTGCGTCGTATCGCCAAACACAAAGACGGCCAGTGTGCGGTTCGTTTCGACTCCATCGGCGCGATTCGAGATGCTCGCTACCGTTGGCGCGATGAGCGGATCGATTTTCGACGGTCACGGCCTCGTCGGCACGGCTGGCGGCGTGTCGCTCGTGTCGTTGCGCGAACCGTCGCAACCCATCGTTGTCTCGAATACCGCGGAAAGCGTGTCCGTCGCGGGCATGCACCCGAGCGGCGCGCAGTGGGCCGCACCCGTGATCGACAGCGCCGGTAGCGCGTCCCTGTCCGTTGCGGCCCTCGCGAACGGGCGAATCGAAGCGTCGCAAATTGTTCCGCCGGGTCCTCGCATCGTCCACATCCAGTATTCGCGCGACGGTCAGCAAATCGCCTACGTGCGCGAAACCGGCGCGGGCCTATTTGCTCTGTACGTCGTGCCCGTTGGGGGCGCCGTGACGGAGCCTGTTCCGATTCGCACCGGGCGTATTTCACTTGCGCCGGGGGCGTTCAACGCGGACGCGTCGGCCATTCTAATCTGCGTCGAACGCGACGACGGCAGTCCCGCAGTCGAAGTTGTATCGACCGGCGATGCGGGCAGCACTGCAGAGTTCGCGCGCGCCTTGCGCGGCGCGTGGGAGCCACGCAGCGGCGACGTGGTGATGAGCGCGCCAGACAGCAAAGGGGAAGTCCAACTCTACCGCGCAAGTCTGGATGCGACGGACCACCGCACGCAGCTTACCTTCCTCGACGGCGGCACAGACCGCGCGCTGCTCGTGTCGCCCGACGGACAGTCGGCGACCACGTTCGCCGCCGCGACGCCGAAACCGAGCGTGCTGTTTGCCAGCCTTGCGCAGTAG